The following nucleotide sequence is from Capsicum annuum cultivar UCD-10X-F1 unplaced genomic scaffold, UCD10Xv1.1 ctg78536, whole genome shotgun sequence.
CAAAGGCTCATTTAAAGGACAAGTAATTGCAAGCCAATAATTTTCCCAGTCGCAATTCACACTGGTCGGCCCACGTGGATGCATCAAGAAACTGTACCTGGGACAAGGTTCACCGTATAACAGCAGGAGCATTTCACACTGGTCGACCCACGTTGATCCATAAGTAACGTATGGCAGCCTCTACATAACACTTACGGCGGCCTTAATCCAAACAACTGCCACATAAACTTGAAAAGAACAAAGATAAAATGAACACACCAAGTCGGTTCACACACAAAATGGGACTTCCCATCATGACCCGGCAATGGATTTAACGACACAATATGATACAAGAGGTAACAACAATCGAAACAAGCTGTTAAGAGACATTGTAATGGATGACAAAGAATTCATCAGTTTGGATTGGTCAAAAGGAAACTTTAACTCCATAAGTGGTTCCAATTTCCATAGCTCTCCGAATACAGATGCTTCAAATCGAGTAGTAGCATTAGACATAACGAAAATTAGATCATGAACGCATTAAAGTGGAAACTATAACAAAAGAATTAAGAATACGCTGAGTTAGTTCAACATAACATATTGATAAAGAAGTAACAACTGAGTACCTGCAAGATATGTAATGGCGTTGGACAATGCTAATGCAGTGGAAACCCCCTCGCTTCCTCCGGTCACATCGTCCTCGAGCAACAACTTTGCAAATCTTTCTTTCATGGTTTCGACATCTGAAAGTTGTGTTGTATAAACAGGTTTTTCTTTCACATAAAAATGTTGAGGGCTT
It contains:
- the LOC124894942 gene encoding rop guanine nucleotide exchange factor 14-like isoform X2, yielding MMASKATSSRGVTDSLYDDDSSSTSGKNAFGSFSYNGNFSSSPQHFYVKEKPVYTTQLSDVETMKERFAKLLLEDDVTGGSEGVSTALALSNAITYLAVVWIKAAVSVM
- the LOC124894942 gene encoding rop guanine nucleotide exchange factor 1-like isoform X4 gives rise to the protein MMASKATSSRGVTDSLYDDDSSSTSDVETMKERFAKLLLEDDVTGGSEGVSTALALSNAITYLAVVWIKAAVSVM
- the LOC124894942 gene encoding rop guanine nucleotide exchange factor 14-like isoform X1, with the translated sequence MMASKATSSRGVTDSLYDDDSSSTSGKNAFGSFSYNGNFSSSPQHFYVKEKPVYTTQLSDVETMKERFAKLLLEDDVTGGSEGVSTALALSNAITYLAVYVAVVWIKAAVSVM
- the LOC124894942 gene encoding rop guanine nucleotide exchange factor 1-like isoform X3, translating into MMASKATSSRGVTDSLYDDDSSSTSDVETMKERFAKLLLEDDVTGGSEGVSTALALSNAITYLAVYVAVVWIKAAVSVM